TTATTCGAGAGAATGTTCCTATTGGTAGTAGAGTTGAGCTAATCTATTTAGGAGCTACTATTGATATTGGTTATGAAGAAAATGGAGTTGTTGAATTTACTAACAGTGAACTTAAAAGTGATCGTGAGTATATCTTGAGAATCCATACTAGAGATGGAAAGATAATCACTCGAATAATAAAAACAAGTGATGACTTTAATCAACAAAACCGTGGAGAGTTCCAATATAGATTCTTTATGACTGAAAATGAAAGCTCAGAAAAAGTTGATACTGATGGTAGTATCTACTATGGAATTACTGAGCAGTTTACAGTAGGTGGAAAGTATTTTAAGACTTCTGAATCTATAAACGACGAGTATATCTATGTTGAAAGAGGGGCTGCTGAAATTGTATATAGTGATTATTTTAAAACTAATCCATATACTTTTATTTTAGGAACTGAACAGATATTTACTCCTGATAAATTCCAAAAAGATAATACAGTTGAAGGTCTTTTCCAAATAAAGTTTAACAAATTTAAAATTAGATATGAAGATGGATATTATAGTGATTATTATAATAATAAAGAGGCTCGTGGAATCAGTTTTGAATATAACCCAACTGATTTTTTAAGAGTAGATTATTCGTATCAATGGCAGGAAGACTGGGATGGAGAAAAATCTAAAGGTTCTGAAATTGATATAGAACTGAGTAAAAATTTCAATAGATTTTTATCTACTTTCCAGTTTCAAAGAGATTTAAATGGTGAAAAAAATTATTCTGTAAACCTTTATTATACAGGGTATAGAGATTACTCTGTAAGATGGACTAACTCTATTAGTGAAAGAGGAGATGATTTTGAATCAACTCTTTCAGTTTTCAATAGAGCTCGACAAAATGGACTTGATTACTCTTTTGAAATTGCATATAACGAAAGTGATAAAGAAAAAATCACTTTTAGAGTTTCAATTGATTACGATAACTGGTTTAACTTTGACATGACTTCTAAAGATAGTGGCGATTATGAAATTTCTGCTGGAATTGACCGTATAATTGATTTAAAAAATATTAAAAAACCTCTTGATAATATAGATGTTTCAAGAGTTAAAGCAATTACTTATTTAGATCTTAATGATAACAACATTTTTGACAATAATGAACCTTATGTAGGTGATGTTGAATTAGAAATCAATGGAGAGAAAAAAGTTACAACTTCTAAAGAACCTACGTATTTCTATGGAGTTCCTAATAATATACTTTATAATTTAAATCCTATTGTTAGAAGACCAAGTTTTGATGTAATCAATAGTACATTCTCTCTAAAAGGTAAAGGTGGTGGAGATATTGAAGCATATATTCCTATAAAACCCTTTTTCTCAATAGTTGGTCAATTGTCATTACATGAATCATATTCTAACTCTGAAAATATTTATGATGGAATTGTTATTAAAGTTTCTGATTCTAATGGTAAAGTTATATCTAATATCGTTCCTGATTTCATGGGATACTATGATGTTAGTTCTCTTATAGCTGGAAAATATTTTATAGAAATTTCATCTTTTAAAGATAACTATATTGAGCCTTTGAAAATTGAAGTTAGTATAACCTACGATGCTTTAAAAAGTAATACTTATGAATTAAATACATATTTAGTTAATAATGAGATTAAAGTTGTTAAATAGTTGAAGGGGGGACGAATGAAAAAAATTATTTTAACTCTTTGTTTTTTAATAAATTTTAGTATTTTAATGGCCGTAGAGGATTTTATTCCTATGCTCCCTCTACTTCCAGCTATTCCTACAGATAAAATTGACCAAGGAGAAAATGGAGAGCTTATTGTTCGAAAACTTATTAGCAGTGGTATTTTAGAGGTTGAACTAACGGCAGAGGTTATAGTTCCATTAGAGGTTATATCAGATGTTCATATTAAGGCTCTTGTTGTTGATAATGAGAATCTAGAAATACCTTTTGAAGTGGAATTAAATAGAAAGCCTGAAGCCGCTGGTATTTATCGATTAAACTTCTCTAAAACTGCTCTTGATATTGATGATGATGGTGTTATCGATACTGAAATTTTTGCTTCTAAAAATATAGATAATAAAAAAATTAAAGATAACTATATCAAAATAACTGGTAAAAATATTTCTAAAGAGGGAACTCATAAAAAAAGAGTCTATATAACTGTGGAGGTGAATGATTAATGAAAAAACTATTTCTAATATTTTTCTTATTACCCTTTACAGTTTTCGGAAAAATTAAAATTACATGTAAGCCAATAGTTTTTAAAGAGGTTCGTGCTCAAAATAACGGAGTTTATAAAAGTAAAGCTACTGCTAGGGGTATTATTGAAATCTATTCTGACAACATAGAAGAAGATCTTGGAAAACTTGTAACTTTCCAAGTTCCATCACATACATATATAACTAACAAAAAGAGATGGGTAAAAACAGATAAAGTTATTTTTAAAAAGAATGAACAAGAAGTTGTAATGGATTCAGAAACTAAAAAAATTATTTTTCATGTTATTTTAGATAAAAAAGAACTCTCTAAAGAGGAGAATAGAGATTTAATTGATGGAATTTATGTTGGAGCTTTACCCATAAACTACTCTATTTACGAGAAGGAGATGAGATAACTTGAAAAAAATAAACTATTTTTTTATGACTTTAATCCTTCTTTTAAGTTCTGTATCTATTAGTTTTTCTAATGATAGTAGAGAAATTATAAAAGCTTATGAAAATGGAAAACCTGCTAAACTAGATATTGAGGTTACAAAAGTTCGAAGTGATAACAATATTGATCTTTTCATTGATAGATCAGAAAAAAAAATCTATCGTGATATAACTAAATCTACGAGAGAAAATAGTGACCTAGATAGAAAACTTTATGTTACAACATATTTAAAACCAAATAACAAAACTAGTACTATAAATGACGAACTACCTCATAAAATAATAACAATTGATGGAAAAAGATATTTAGAAATCAGTTACTTTGAAGAGCCTAAAAATATCTATCTTTGGGTTGTTAAAAATAATAAAGTAGAAAATCTTTATACTGGTACACTTAAAACTATTCCTATATATAAATATTATACTTCAAATTTTTATGCTGATGCTATAAATATATCAAACGAAAGTTTTCATTTTAAATTTACTAAAGGTTCAAATATACCAACCTTTGGATCTAATTGGTCCAATGGAAAAGGTAATGTCTTAGGACCTTGGATAACACCTGGAAATAGTGTTGGTAGTCTTAAAATAACTATCGATTCAGAAGAGTTCAACTCTCGTAATAGAAATAGTTTAAATATACCTATTGATAAAGGAGAATCTCCACAAATAAATGCAGATATTGGTAACTTTAATATTAAATACAAACTCAATACAAATTTTTTTGAATACACTATAACACCTAAGTCTTCTAATTTAAAAACTGTAAAAACCACTTTTGATTATTCTACTAGTGAATCTAATCCAAGCGATATTAAACATAAGGATATTTTAATTATAAATTTTGGTTTTGGAATTAAATCGACTTCTATGGATTTTGGTGTATTTAACAAAACTCAAGGAGCCGAGGCAGAATCTAAAATAAGTATTTTTAATAGCGGAGGTTTAAGTTACAAGATATCCATCCCTGATAAATGTCTAATATATAAAATTAGTCGCAATGAAACAGCCATTAACGTTTTTCTAAATGCCCCTTCTCAGACAACTGATAATAATTTTATTATAAAAGGTGTCATTCCAAAACTTGAAAATTCTGAGTATATCGAAGGGGATTATCGTGGTACATTCCCAGTTACCGTTACAGCAACAGAAAATCCTACAGGAGGTAGATTTTAATGAAAAAATATTTAATTATAATTTTAACACTAATTTTAAATACAATAAGTTTAGCTTTCCACATCTCACCAGATGGCTTTGGAAAAAGAGTTGATGAAGGTGCCATGCAAGAGTATACATTTAAAAATAATACTGGTAAAACAATAAGATATCGATTTAAAGTTCACCCTGGAAAAGAAGGGAAAAGTATGCATGAATGGATTGAATTTGAACCAAAATACATGACTATTAAAAATGCTGAATCAAAAAAATTAAAACTTTTTGTAAAATCTCCTGAAGGAACTCCTATTGGTGATTATAACTTCTACCTTGGTGTTGAATCAATAACTCTTCCAAATGCTTTACAAAATACTAAAGAAGGAACTGTCGCTGCTGGTTCTACTGTTGGTATCTCTATTAATATAGAGATGCTCGGCTGGGTTGGTGATTTACCTGCACAGTTAAAACTTGAAAAATATGATTTTTATGAAAAAAATGGAGTTTTATATATGAAGGGGTTTGTAAATAATAAAACCCCTCAAAGATTTGTACGTTATATGATTGATATTATTGGAAATAATGGAACTCGTGAAACATTCTATGGAGGAGTTATTAATGCTAAAGATACTCGAAATATTGATATTTCTCTTCCAAAATTTAAAAAGAAAAGTGATATTTGGAAAATTGAAGTTCGAGAAACTTTAGATCGAAATCTTCTTCAAACAATTAATTTTTAGCTTATTAAAAACTATATCCCAGCCTTTTTTATTATTTTCCAAATCATAAGGTTTAAATCCAAAATCTAAATATATTTTTATAGCTACATAGCTACATGTTTGTGTGGAGAGGTATAGTCCCTCTCCCATTTTTTTATCTTTAAATATAGAAAGCAGTTTTGACACTAAGGCTTTTGCTAACCCTTTTCCACCATGCTTTGAATCTATTGCAATCCAATGTAATCGATATTTTTTATTTCTATCTTCTAGAAAATATTTTCCCTCCCAAATAGCTCCAGTTCCTACTAGTTCACCTTTTTCATCTTTAATAAAGACCATAACCTCTTTTAAAAAATCTTCACTTTGTAAAAAAACCTCTTTAAAATAAAGTTCTCCCTCTGATTTTTCTAATATATGTTTTGAAGATAATTGAATATCAACCCATTTATCCATCATTCCAGGTTCATACATTACAAATTCATATCCTTCTGGAAGTTGTTTATCATTAAAATCTAAACTCTCTTTAATCATAATCAGATGTATATTTTCTACACTTCTATCCATTACTCTCCCCTTTTTTTAAAAAATACAACATAAATATTGTTGATATCACTCCTATTGATAACGATATTAAAAATCCTATTTTATTTTCTATCAATGGCAGTATTATAATACCTCCATGAGGTACTATTGATTTTACTCCTAAAATTGAAGCTGCTCCAGCTCCAATTGCTGCTCCAATAACAGTTGTAGGTAGTACAGCTATATCTCTTGTTAAAAAAAGTAAAGCTCCCTCAGTAATACCTAAAAAGCCTAGAAGTATTGATATTACTCCCGCTTCTCTCTCTGTTTTAGAAAATCTATTTTTCAATATAAACTGTGATAATCCCAAAGCTAAAGGAGGAGTTGAAATAGCTACAGCTATTGGTCCCATTATATCTCCTCTTCCATATTCAATTGTATTTACAGCATAAACATATGCAACTTTATTTATTGGTCCCCCTAAGTCAACTCCAATTAATCCACCTAAAACAAAATTTAAAAATACATTATTCTTATCATCTAAACTATTTAAATAGATACCAAGTTCATCTAATATAAATTTCATTGGTCCTTGAAAAACATAGTAAAGTCCCATTCCTACAATTAAAGTAGATAGTATTGGAATTATAACTAGATACATTATCGAAGAAACCTCTATAGATATCTCAATCTTTTTTAAACCATTTATAAAATATCCTAAAACAACACCTACTAATATTCCTCCAAACATTCCAAGACCAATTGCTCCAGATAAATACCCTAAAATAATTCCTGGTATAAAACCTACACTTCCTGATATCTCTTTAGCTATATATCCTGCTAAAAGAGGTGGTGCCATTAAAAAACTATACCCACTTAAATCTTTTAAAAATTGATTATCTGTATATAATGATATTACCGATAAAATTCCACCAATTATAAATACTGGTATAACTTGAATTATACTTTTTAATACCCTTTTTCTCATAAAAAAACTCCCACGTACTTTTTCTTAAATAGTATCATGGGAGTTTTATTTCATCAATATATTAATAGTTTTCTAACTATTGTTTCTTAAATTTCTTTAAAATATTTACCATTATTGCACTTATTAGAGATCCAACTACAATTGCTATAATAAACATCAATTTATTATCTACAACTGGTAATACAATAGGTCCTCCATGAGGTGCATGATCTGCAACTTTTCCTATTGCTGCAATAACTGCTCCAACTCCACTTCCAACCATTATAGATGGAATAACTCTAAATGGATCTGCTGCTGCAAATGGTATTGCACCCTCAGTAATTCCAATTAATCCCATTGCAAAAGCAGCTTTTCCAGCTTCTCTTTCACCAACTTCATAATTTTTCGGTGCCATCATTGTTGCTATTCCCATACCAATTGGTGGAATACAAATTGCAACTGCTATTGGTCCCATTACTGTTGGAACTCCTTGTGTTATCATTGCTGAACCAAATAGGAATGCAACTTTATTTATTGGACCTCCCATATCAAAAGATATCATACATCCTAAAATAAGTGCTAAAAATACTGATCCAGCTTCCATTCCTTTTAGTACATCTGTTAACATATTCATAAATCCACTAATAGGTGCTCCTATGAAATACATTATCACTCCAACTAAAGATGTTGAAACTAAAGGTATTACAAATATTGGCATAATTGGTTTTAATCCCTCTGGAACATTCCATGATTTAACCCACTTAGCTATATATCCTGCAGCAAAACCGGCAACCATACCACCTAAAAATCCTGCACCAACTGTATTTGCTAAAGCACCACCAACAAGTCCTGGAGCAAGTCCTGGTCTATCTGCTATACTCATAGCTATATATCCTGAAAGAATTGGTATCATAAGCCCAAATGCTGCAACTCCTAAATCTAACATTGATTTAAAGAATGGATTTGTTACATCCGCTCCTGATCCTGCTTTAATTCCTGATAATGCTATTGAAAGAGCTATTAAAACTCCTCCACATACAACTAGTGGTAACATATGTGAAACACCATTCATTAAATGCTTATAAATTCCCGTTTTCTCATTTTTTTGAATCTCTTTTTTACCATTAGAAGAAGATTTATAAATCTCTCCCTCTCCATTTAATGTCTTTTCTATTAACTCTTTTGGAGCTCTTATAGCTTGCTTTACTGGAACTTGAATAACTTTTTTACCTGCAAATCTATCCATATCTATTGTTTTATCTGCTGCAACTATAACTCCTGTAGCTCTTTTTATATCTTCAGCTGTCAATTCATTTTTAACTCCAACACTTCCATTTGTTTCAACTTTTATCTCTACTCCTAACTCTTTACCTTTATTTACTAAAGAGTCCGCTGCCATGTATGTATGAGCTATTCCTACTGGACAAGCTGTTACAGCAACTACATATCCCTCTCTTTTTTCAGAAGAGTTTATAATTTCTTTTTTCTCTTCATTTAATATATTTAAAATTTCATCCTCTGTTTTAGCATTTTCTAACTTCTCTCTTACCTCATCATCTAAAAGTTTATTTGTTAATTTAGATAGTGTTTCTATATGAGAATCTGTCGCATCTTCTGGGGCCGCTATCATAAAGAATAGTTTTGATGGCTCACCATCTAAAGAGTTAAAATCTACTCCATTTGATCTTCCAAAAGCTACAGCTGGCTTTCTTACTGCTTTTGTTTTTCCATGAGGAATTGCAATTCCTTCCTCTAATCCTGTTGATGATGTAGCCTCTCTAGCTTTTACAACTTTTAAAAACTCATCTTTATTTTCTAATGCTCCACCATTATCTAAAACATCTACAAGTTCTTGTAGTATCTCATCTTTTGTTTCCCCTGTTAGTTTTAGTTTTATATACTTTTTCTCTAACATTTTTTCACTCCCTTATTTTCTTTGTCTTATGCTCTCACTATACATTATTTCTATTTTTTCTGTCAAATTTGCTATTTTCTAACTTTTTTTTCGTCTATAATAGGTTTTTTATTTTTTTATCATATATTTTTTAATTTTTGTTTCGTCTATTTTTATGATAAAATATATTAAAAAAATTAAAAAAATTTTTTAATGGAGGTAATACATTGAGTTTTAAAATTTCTAATCAAAATATTGTCTTCAATACACGAACTTCTAAAATTGAAAATACCATTTTTTTAAATATATTAAAAAAATTAGAAAAAGATTTAAAAGAAACCATTACTTTAGAGTCAAATGAATTTAAAAAATTAGGTTCTCAAGATATTATGGAAGCTCTTAATGGACTTATGACTAAATATATCTCTTATTCATTTATCAACGAGTATGGTAAAAACTCTTTTTCACAATTCCCATATGTTAGTTACTTTAGCAAAATTGACGATATTTTTTATATAACTATCCCACCTATGATAGTTAATGCTTTTAAAAAAAATACTATTGAAAGTTTTTTATCTTTAAGAACTTTTTTTTACTTCAGACAAAAATCTTCACATAATTTCTTTAATCTAGTTTTAAAAAATAATGCAGAAAACATAAATTTAATTCTAAGTATTGAAGAGTTAAAAAATATTTTTAATATAAAAGAGGAAGCTTATGAGCGTTTTTTTGATTTTGAAAAAGCTCTATTAAAAACTTTAGTAGAAAATATAAATTCTTATTCAAATTACACTCTTATCTACAATAAAATAAAAAAAGGTGAGTCTAAAAATAACAAAGTTACTGCTATTGAATTTATTTTAAAAAATAACTCTCTTATTGAAAAAAGCGCTGAAACTAACTATTTAATTCAACTTATAAAAAGTAATGTTGAAGACTATAAAAAGATTTGGGAAAGTATCAATTCATCTATTAATGAGATTGGATTTATTCAGTGCAAAAGAGCAATTCTTTTCTTAAAAGAGAATAATCTTACTCTTTCAGATGATGAGCTTATAAACTACTTAAAAAGAAAAGGTGAAAATATTGAGGAAATTTTACAATTAAATAATCACACACTTATTAAAGAGAAGATATCTCTATACAAAGATGTGGCAACCTTTACTAAAACTATCTACAACATCATGATTGGTTATAATTTCTATTACTCCTTAAACTTTAAATTTTTAAAAGATATTAAGGAATTTAAAGAAGGGGATACTTTCTTTTATAGAGATGAAAACTATATTGTCTTTGGAACATATGTTGAAAACCGTGGAAGCTTTAAAATTTTCCAAACTCAAAATTAATATTTTTTAGATATAATAAAAGAAGCTAGATAAACTAGCTTCTTTTTTACAATATAGCTGCTATGCTTCCTAAAGATATTATTCCTTCATATCCCATAATAACAACTATCGCTATTCCAAATATTGTAAGTATAACTGAGTGTCTATAATCTCCTACTATCTCTTTTTTTCTTGAAGCTAGCAGTGTAATTCCTAAAGTTATTGGTAGAATTAATCCATTTAATGCTCCTGCTAAAAGAAGTAAAGAAACTGGCTTTCCTATACTTGCCATAACAAAAGTTGAAAGTAGAATAAATCCTATTATAAATCCTTTTTCATGTTGAAAAACAATAG
This sequence is a window from Cetobacterium somerae ATCC BAA-474. Protein-coding genes within it:
- a CDS encoding GNAT family N-acetyltransferase; translation: MDRSVENIHLIMIKESLDFNDKQLPEGYEFVMYEPGMMDKWVDIQLSSKHILEKSEGELYFKEVFLQSEDFLKEVMVFIKDEKGELVGTGAIWEGKYFLEDRNKKYRLHWIAIDSKHGGKGLAKALVSKLLSIFKDKKMGEGLYLSTQTCSYVAIKIYLDFGFKPYDLENNKKGWDIVFNKLKINCLKKISI
- a CDS encoding PTS fructose transporter subunit IIABC gives rise to the protein MLEKKYIKLKLTGETKDEILQELVDVLDNGGALENKDEFLKVVKAREATSSTGLEEGIAIPHGKTKAVRKPAVAFGRSNGVDFNSLDGEPSKLFFMIAAPEDATDSHIETLSKLTNKLLDDEVREKLENAKTEDEILNILNEEKKEIINSSEKREGYVVAVTACPVGIAHTYMAADSLVNKGKELGVEIKVETNGSVGVKNELTAEDIKRATGVIVAADKTIDMDRFAGKKVIQVPVKQAIRAPKELIEKTLNGEGEIYKSSSNGKKEIQKNEKTGIYKHLMNGVSHMLPLVVCGGVLIALSIALSGIKAGSGADVTNPFFKSMLDLGVAAFGLMIPILSGYIAMSIADRPGLAPGLVGGALANTVGAGFLGGMVAGFAAGYIAKWVKSWNVPEGLKPIMPIFVIPLVSTSLVGVIMYFIGAPISGFMNMLTDVLKGMEAGSVFLALILGCMISFDMGGPINKVAFLFGSAMITQGVPTVMGPIAVAICIPPIGMGIATMMAPKNYEVGEREAGKAAFAMGLIGITEGAIPFAAADPFRVIPSIMVGSGVGAVIAAIGKVADHAPHGGPIVLPVVDNKLMFIIAIVVGSLISAIMVNILKKFKKQ
- a CDS encoding PTS fructose transporter subunit IIC; this encodes MRKRVLKSIIQVIPVFIIGGILSVISLYTDNQFLKDLSGYSFLMAPPLLAGYIAKEISGSVGFIPGIILGYLSGAIGLGMFGGILVGVVLGYFINGLKKIEISIEVSSIMYLVIIPILSTLIVGMGLYYVFQGPMKFILDELGIYLNSLDDKNNVFLNFVLGGLIGVDLGGPINKVAYVYAVNTIEYGRGDIMGPIAVAISTPPLALGLSQFILKNRFSKTEREAGVISILLGFLGITEGALLFLTRDIAVLPTTVIGAAIGAGAASILGVKSIVPHGGIIILPLIENKIGFLISLSIGVISTIFMLYFLKKGESNG
- a CDS encoding replication initiation protein yields the protein MSFKISNQNIVFNTRTSKIENTIFLNILKKLEKDLKETITLESNEFKKLGSQDIMEALNGLMTKYISYSFINEYGKNSFSQFPYVSYFSKIDDIFYITIPPMIVNAFKKNTIESFLSLRTFFYFRQKSSHNFFNLVLKNNAENINLILSIEELKNIFNIKEEAYERFFDFEKALLKTLVENINSYSNYTLIYNKIKKGESKNNKVTAIEFILKNNSLIEKSAETNYLIQLIKSNVEDYKKIWESINSSINEIGFIQCKRAILFLKENNLTLSDDELINYLKRKGENIEEILQLNNHTLIKEKISLYKDVATFTKTIYNIMIGYNFYYSLNFKFLKDIKEFKEGDTFFYRDENYIVFGTYVENRGSFKIFQTQN